A window of the Virgibacillus pantothenticus genome harbors these coding sequences:
- the rpsR gene encoding 30S ribosomal protein S18: MAARRGRAKRRKVCYFTANGITHIDYKDVDLLRRFISERGKILPRRVTGTSAKYQRKLTKAIKRARTMALLPYVAE, encoded by the coding sequence ATGGCAGCTCGTCGCGGTCGTGCAAAGCGTCGTAAGGTGTGTTATTTTACAGCGAACGGAATTACACACATTGACTATAAAGATGTTGATTTGCTAAGACGTTTCATTTCTGAGCGTGGAAAAATTCTTCCTCGTCGTGTAACTGGAACCTCTGCAAAATATCAACGTAAACTAACTAAAGCAATTAAACGTGCTCGTACAATGGCATTATTGCCATATGTTGCTGAGTAA
- the rpsF gene encoding 30S ribosomal protein S6 has translation MRKYEIMYIIRPDMEEEAQTALIERFNGILTDNGAEIEKVDEKGKKRLAYEINDYRDGYYVIINFKSDDQAINEFDRLAKFSDDIIRHIIVREDDQ, from the coding sequence ATGAGAAAATACGAAATCATGTACATCATCCGCCCAGACATGGAAGAAGAAGCGCAAACAGCTTTAATTGAGCGTTTCAATGGAATTCTTACTGACAATGGTGCGGAAATTGAAAAAGTTGATGAAAAAGGTAAGAAGCGTCTTGCTTATGAAATCAATGACTATCGTGATGGATATTATGTAATCATTAACTTCAAGAGTGATGATCAGGCTATCAATGAGTTTGACCGTCTTGCGAAGTTTTCCGATGATATTATTCGTCATATTATCGTTCGAGAAGATGATCAATAA
- the ssb gene encoding single-stranded DNA-binding protein, with the protein MLNRVVLVGRLTKDPDLRYTPSGVAVANFTLAVNRPFSNQQGNREADFINCVVWRRAAENLANYMNKGSMVGVDGRVQTRRFEGQDGKTVFVTEVVAESVQFLETKGSSQGGGQGASGFQPNRNQSQFEPQSNPYEQNQNNQDNPFQNNGEPIEISDDDLPF; encoded by the coding sequence ATGTTAAATCGTGTCGTACTTGTCGGCAGGTTAACGAAGGATCCTGATTTACGTTATACCCCAAGTGGAGTAGCCGTAGCTAATTTTACGCTTGCGGTTAACCGTCCATTTTCTAATCAGCAGGGAAACCGAGAAGCGGATTTTATTAACTGTGTCGTTTGGCGTAGAGCAGCGGAGAACCTTGCGAATTATATGAATAAAGGCAGTATGGTTGGTGTGGACGGACGTGTGCAAACACGCCGATTTGAAGGTCAAGACGGAAAAACCGTATTTGTCACGGAAGTGGTGGCAGAAAGTGTTCAATTTTTGGAAACAAAAGGTTCTTCTCAAGGCGGGGGGCAAGGTGCATCAGGATTTCAACCAAATAGAAACCAAAGCCAATTCGAACCACAATCTAATCCATATGAACAAAACCAAAATAACCAGGACAATCCATTCCAAAATAATGGAGAGCCTATTGAAATATCAGATGATGATTTACCATTTTAA
- a CDS encoding MFS transporter, producing MCLLFLGVLNTLYRPTLKAILPNIVNKKYLIKANSYRSMAQQIMEMVGPILAAYLVATFGIFITFEINGLSFLLAAFAFAFIFIDKNRYQKNMVQQFKEGFQVLFNHIWLGLSILIGSIVNIGIASFDVIILPIYANEYFKGIESFGWLLSSMALGAFLGAWIISRQSQVSKSFKKYYIFMFSVGRLVLCLSFSNLFLISLIIMFCIGFSITSFVIIWDSTVQELIEEEFLGRVTSLQIFGGLLFLPLGYYIFGLLIDHINIQIAIALNGIIIMLSPTVGVLNNRFNRTPAQNIIDFKYCRKAIISL from the coding sequence ATATGCTTACTTTTTTTAGGAGTGTTAAACACTTTATATCGTCCAACACTAAAAGCCATATTGCCTAATATTGTAAATAAAAAGTATCTAATTAAAGCCAATTCCTACAGATCAATGGCACAACAAATTATGGAAATGGTAGGTCCGATCTTAGCAGCTTATTTAGTTGCAACTTTCGGCATATTTATCACATTTGAAATAAATGGTTTATCATTTTTACTTGCTGCCTTTGCATTTGCGTTTATCTTTATAGACAAAAATAGATACCAAAAAAACATGGTTCAACAATTTAAAGAGGGATTCCAAGTTTTATTTAATCATATATGGTTAGGGTTAAGTATCTTAATTGGATCTATTGTTAATATAGGTATTGCTTCATTTGACGTGATCATCCTCCCAATTTATGCAAACGAATATTTTAAAGGAATTGAAAGTTTTGGTTGGCTGTTGAGTAGTATGGCTTTAGGGGCTTTTTTAGGGGCATGGATAATCAGTAGACAATCACAAGTTTCTAAGAGCTTTAAAAAATATTATATATTTATGTTTAGTGTTGGACGGTTAGTATTGTGTTTATCATTTTCTAATCTTTTTCTTATATCCTTAATCATCATGTTCTGCATAGGATTTTCCATCACATCATTTGTCATCATATGGGATAGCACCGTTCAGGAATTGATTGAAGAAGAATTTCTAGGTCGTGTTACAAGTCTACAAATATTTGGTGGTCTTTTATTTCTACCATTAGGTTATTATATCTTTGGATTGTTAATCGATCATATTAATATTCAGATCGCGATTGCTTTAAATGGTATTATCATAATGTTATCGCCCACCGTAGGAGTGTTGAATAATAGGTTTAACCGAACGCCAGCTCAAAATATTATTGACTTTAAATATTGTAGAAAAGCCATCATCAGCTTATAG